A DNA window from Cherax quadricarinatus isolate ZL_2023a chromosome 25, ASM3850222v1, whole genome shotgun sequence contains the following coding sequences:
- the LOC128690061 gene encoding dnaJ homolog subfamily C member 21 — MRCHYEVLGVSQRATDSDLKKAYRQMALVWHPDKNPDNMEEAKVQFQLIQAAYDTLSDPQERAFYDRNRESILRGKASGSDPKPETVDLFEYFSSQCYSGFNDSEKGFYTIYRQVFEKIAAKDMQYMDDEEEIIIPDFGSSDTDLEDVAEFYGYWSSYCTSMDFHWADEFDIREAQRMGRWVEKKIEKDNNKARQKARRQFNEEVRALVAFVRKRDKRWLARKKIIEAKIVENAQKQEAAQRRQREARQMKMKEDIEQEKANLAAYEDELKAMEEKFANEWGLTESDSDDDLEEDEVEINELREDKGDLEESEERLLDNLYCVACNRYFKTEKSKESHERSKKHKENLERLKATMFADEELYFTADCHDSKTVKDNSQSEEDVAEQPRSSKKKKKMKKKAATEELTDSPVSESIDKRKKSKRKNRQSVDELEINVKNFIDESESKTESDLPVINGHDEANEQNKEISAQVESEEEIDKNEKNEDADSTPLDNKDKKTERTKLEPDSRERYEKPETKPKLKGKKAKEARKQAREANNCVEQDVQVNKCTICGNMYPSKNKLFSHIKAEGHAALKTLGKEVKGKNKAKN; from the exons ATGAGGTGTCACTATGAGGTGTTAGGGGTTTCCCAGAGGGCCACAGATAGTGACCTGAAGAAAGCCTACCGCCAGATGGCTCTAGTTTGGCATCCAG ACAAGAACCCAGACAATATGGAAGAAGCAAAAGTTCAATTTCAGTTAATTCAGGCTGCGTACGATACGCTCTCGGACCCACAAGAGAGAGCCTTCTATGACCGTAACAGGGAAAGCATCCTTAGAGGCAAAG CTTCTGGCTCGGATCCTAAACCAGAAACTGTAGATCTGTTTGAGtacttttcatctcagtgttattCTGGCTTCAATGATTCTGAAAAAGGCTTCTATACTATATACAG GCAAGTGTTTGAGAAGATTGCTGCCAAGGACATGCAGTATATGGATGACGAGGAAGAAATAATTATACCAGACTTTGGCTCCAGTGACACTGATTTAGAG GATGTAGCTGAATTTTATGGTTATTGGTCAAGTTATTGCACATCAATGGATTTCCATTGGGCTGATGAGTTTGATATCCGTGAAGCACAGCGAATGGGACGCTGGGTAGAGAAA AAAATTGAGAAGGATAACAATAAGGCTCGTCAAAAGGCCCGCAGGCAATTTAATGAAGAAGTCAGAGCACTTGTTGCATTTGTCCGAAAGAGAGATAAGCGCTGGTTGGCACGCAAG AAAATTATTGAAGCCAAGATAGTTGAAAATGCGCAGAAACAAGAAGCAGCTCAACGCCGGCAGCGAGAGGCAAGACAAATGAAGATGAAGGAAGATATTGAGCAAGAGAAAGCTAACTTGGCAGCTTATGAAGATGAACTCAAG GCAATGGAGGAAAAGTTTGCCAATGAGTGGGGCCTTACAgaaagtgatagtgatgatgatctTGAGGAGGATGAAGTGGAAATAAATGAATTAAGAGAAGATAAGGGAGACCTTGAAGAAAGTGAAGAGAGACTTCTAGATAACTTGTATTGTGTGGCCTGTAACAGATATTTCAAAACTGAAAAATC GAAGGAAAGTCATGAACGGTCTAAAAAACACAAAGAAAACTTGGAGAGACTTAAAGCTACAATGTTTGCAGATGAAGAATTGTATTTTACAGCTGATTGTCATGATTCCAAGACGGTGAAAGATAATTCACAAA GTGAGGAAGATGTAGCTGAGCAACCGAGATCttcaaagaaaaagaagaaaatgaaaaaaaaggcTGCAACAGAAGAGCTTACTGATTCACCTGTCTCAGAATCCATTGATAAGAGAAAAAAATCTAAGAGAAAAAACAGACAAAGTGTTGATGAATTAGAAATAAATGTTAAAAATTTTATTGATGAAAGTGAGAGCAAAACTGAGAGTGATCTTCCAGTTATTAATGGGCATGATGAAGCAAATGAACAAAACAAGGAAATATCTGCACAGGTTGAGAGTGAAGAAGAAATtgataaaaatgagaaaaatgaaGATGCTGACTCAACCCCTTTAGATAATAAAGATAAAAAGACTGAGAGAACTAAATTAGAACCAGATAGTAGAGAAAGATATGAGAAACCTGAAACCAAACCAAAGTTGAAAGGAAAGAAAGCTAAGGAAGCCAGAAAACAAGCTCGGGAAGCAAATAATTGTGTTGAACAAGATGTACAG